In one Winogradskyella sp. MH6 genomic region, the following are encoded:
- a CDS encoding tyrosine-type recombinase/integrase — MSLKAFSEYLALEKNYSKHTVLAYVRDLEMFQEFLNENHDSEPIENVDYSEIRQWIVELVNSGVSNRTINRKVSSLNSYYKFLQKAQQIETNPLRKHKALKVGKKVQLPFSEDELKRVLEDSIEVIDFESARDKLIIELFYATGIRRIELVNMKLSDVDLSKKQIKVLGKRNKERYMPLLSSMVKSLNTYLGFRNSLPEITDKEYLFLTKKGVKIYEMLVYRIINKYFSVASSKAKCSPHVLRHSFATHLLNEGADLNAVKELLGHTSLAATQVYTHNSISELKKVYAKTHPRNKR; from the coding sequence ATGAGCTTAAAAGCATTTTCAGAATATTTAGCATTAGAGAAGAATTATTCTAAACATACGGTATTAGCATACGTTAGAGACTTGGAAATGTTTCAGGAGTTTTTAAATGAAAATCACGATTCAGAACCAATTGAAAATGTTGATTATTCAGAGATCAGGCAATGGATTGTTGAGTTGGTCAATAGTGGTGTCTCAAATAGGACTATAAACAGAAAAGTATCTTCACTTAATTCGTACTATAAGTTTTTGCAGAAAGCTCAACAAATAGAGACTAATCCGTTAAGAAAACACAAAGCCTTAAAAGTGGGAAAAAAGGTGCAGTTACCTTTTTCTGAAGATGAACTAAAACGGGTTTTGGAGGATTCTATAGAAGTAATAGATTTTGAAAGCGCAAGAGATAAACTGATTATAGAGTTGTTTTATGCTACAGGCATAAGAAGAATTGAGTTAGTGAATATGAAACTATCTGATGTAGATTTAAGTAAAAAGCAAATAAAGGTGCTTGGTAAAAGGAATAAAGAACGTTATATGCCATTGCTTAGTTCTATGGTAAAATCCTTAAACACCTATTTAGGCTTTAGAAATAGTTTACCCGAAATTACAGATAAAGAGTATTTATTTTTAACAAAAAAGGGTGTTAAGATTTACGAAATGCTTGTTTATAGAATAATAAATAAGTATTTTAGTGTAGCATCCTCAAAAGCTAAATGTAGTCCACACGTATTAAGGCACTCATTTGCAACACATTTATTAAATGAAGGAGCAGATTTAAATGCAGTAAAAGAACTTCTTGGACATACCAGTTTAGCAGCAACACAAGTATATACACACAATAGTATATCCGAATTAAAAAAAGTGTATGCTAAAACGCACCCAAGAAATAAACGTTAA
- a CDS encoding potassium channel family protein gives MNNPLIRLFRSKIYTAFVLLFVLICIGIIGYRTISGLSWINAVYMTVITITTVGFGEVQPLGVPAKIFTIFLILASVVIVGYAISIITEYILSRNNFEDIKQRKMQKQIEAMSGHIIICGFGRNGKQAAKKLQDYGKPYVIIERDKDIIEKLQEDGVPYVFGNANEDETLIQAGIERASTLITALPSDADNLFVVLSARQINKDLCIISRASQETSYNKLKLAGANNVILPDKIGGDHMASLVVIPDLVEFIDNLGIVGERNINIEEIKVELLYDSTYIKTIKELDLRNKTGCTVIGFKDDKGEYIVNPEAETKLVSGSKIIVLGRPEQIERLNSKYNIEQEG, from the coding sequence ATGAATAATCCACTAATACGACTATTTAGATCTAAGATATACACGGCATTCGTTTTGCTTTTTGTATTGATTTGTATTGGTATTATTGGGTATAGAACCATTTCTGGATTAAGCTGGATTAATGCGGTTTACATGACCGTCATAACCATAACAACAGTTGGGTTTGGTGAAGTACAGCCATTGGGTGTTCCGGCAAAAATTTTTACTATATTTCTAATTCTTGCAAGTGTGGTTATTGTTGGTTATGCCATATCAATAATAACAGAATATATTTTAAGTAGAAATAATTTCGAAGACATAAAACAACGAAAAATGCAAAAGCAAATTGAAGCCATGTCTGGTCACATTATAATTTGTGGTTTTGGGCGTAACGGAAAGCAGGCAGCTAAGAAATTACAAGACTATGGAAAACCTTACGTAATTATAGAGCGCGATAAAGATATCATAGAAAAATTACAAGAAGATGGAGTGCCTTATGTCTTTGGCAATGCTAATGAAGATGAGACTTTAATTCAGGCAGGTATAGAGCGCGCAAGTACGTTAATAACGGCTTTACCTAGCGATGCAGATAATTTGTTTGTTGTGCTTTCTGCAAGACAAATAAATAAGGATTTATGTATCATAAGTAGAGCTTCTCAAGAAACATCATATAACAAATTAAAGTTAGCAGGTGCTAATAATGTTATATTACCTGATAAAATAGGAGGAGATCATATGGCATCATTGGTTGTGATTCCAGATTTGGTGGAGTTTATAGATAATTTAGGGATTGTTGGAGAGCGTAATATTAATATTGAAGAAATTAAAGTAGAATTACTTTATGATAGTACTTATATTAAAACTATAAAAGAGCTTGATTTGAGAAATAAAACCGGTTGTACGGTAATAGGTTTCAAAGATGATAAAGGTGAGTATATTGTTAACCCAGAAGCAGAAACAAAGCTTGTTTCTGGTTCTAAAATCATAGTTTTAGGTCGCCCAGAACAAATTGAACGACTAAATTCTAAGTACAACATAGAGCAAGAAGGATAA
- the rplJ gene encoding 50S ribosomal protein L10, protein MTREEKSVVIEELTAQLADNTNIYLTDISGLDAATTSNLRRACFKSNIKLAVVKNTLLEKAMEASEKDFGDLPTTLKGNTSVMYSETGNAPAKVIKEFRKKSEKPLLKGAFIEEAIYIGDDLLDTLVEIKSREELLGEIVTLLQSPAKNVISALKSSGGTIAGLVKTLSEREG, encoded by the coding sequence ATGACAAGAGAAGAAAAATCGGTAGTAATTGAAGAGTTGACTGCTCAATTAGCAGATAATACTAATATCTATTTAACAGATATCTCAGGATTAGACGCAGCAACAACTTCAAATTTAAGAAGAGCTTGTTTCAAATCTAACATTAAGTTAGCTGTTGTAAAGAATACACTTTTAGAGAAAGCTATGGAAGCATCGGAAAAAGATTTCGGTGATTTACCAACGACTTTAAAAGGAAACACTTCTGTAATGTATTCTGAAACAGGAAATGCTCCTGCAAAGGTTATAAAAGAATTTCGTAAGAAATCAGAGAAACCTTTATTAAAAGGTGCTTTCATTGAAGAAGCAATTTACATTGGCGATGATTTATTAGACACATTAGTTGAAATTAAGTCTAGAGAAGAATTACTTGGCGAGATTGTTACATTGTTACAATCGCCTGCTAAGAATGTTATCTCTGCACTTAAATCGAGTGGAGGTACAATCGCTGGTTTAGTTAAAACATTATCTGAAAGAGAAGGATAA
- the nusG gene encoding transcription termination/antitermination protein NusG, whose product MSDKKWYVVRAVSGQENKIKAYIENEIARLGLEDYVDQVLVPTEKVIQIRNGKKINKEKVYFPGYIMIQANLSGEIPHIIKSITNVIGFLGETKGGDPVPLRQSEVNRMLGKVDELSIEADANIAIPFTKGETVKVIDGPFNGFDGTIEKIFEEKRKLEVMVKIFGRKTPLELSYMQVEKL is encoded by the coding sequence ATGTCAGATAAAAAGTGGTATGTTGTTAGAGCTGTAAGTGGTCAGGAAAACAAAATTAAAGCCTACATAGAGAACGAAATCGCAAGATTAGGTTTAGAAGACTATGTAGACCAAGTTTTAGTTCCTACTGAAAAAGTTATTCAAATCCGTAATGGTAAGAAAATAAACAAAGAGAAAGTTTATTTCCCTGGATATATAATGATACAGGCCAACTTAAGTGGTGAGATTCCTCATATTATAAAATCAATTACTAATGTTATTGGTTTTTTAGGTGAAACAAAAGGAGGTGATCCTGTGCCATTGAGACAATCTGAAGTTAACAGAATGTTAGGTAAGGTAGATGAGTTGTCAATAGAAGCGGATGCTAATATTGCAATTCCATTTACAAAAGGTGAAACTGTAAAAGTTATCGATGGACCATTCAATGGTTTTGATGGTACTATCGAAAAAATATTTGAAGAAAAGCGTAAACTTGAAGTAATGGTGAAAATTTTCGGAAGAAAGACACCATTAGAGTTAAGTTATATGCAAGTTGAAAAGTTATAA
- the hpf gene encoding ribosome hibernation-promoting factor, HPF/YfiA family: MKVNTQSVNFTADRKLIDFIQKRMDKLDLFYDKIIQSDVYLKVENTSDKENKVFEAKVSVPGDSFVVKKQCKTFEEGADIAIASLERQIKKRKEKLRARIKA, translated from the coding sequence ATGAAAGTAAACACCCAATCCGTTAATTTCACAGCTGACAGAAAGTTGATTGATTTCATCCAGAAGAGAATGGATAAACTAGATTTATTTTATGACAAAATAATTCAGTCCGATGTTTATTTGAAGGTCGAGAATACTAGCGATAAAGAAAACAAAGTTTTTGAAGCCAAAGTGAGTGTTCCTGGAGATAGTTTTGTTGTTAAAAAACAATGCAAAACCTTTGAAGAAGGTGCGGATATAGCCATAGCATCATTAGAGAGACAAATTAAAAAACGAAAAGAAAAATTAAGAGCTCGAATAAAAGCATAA
- a CDS encoding acyl-CoA dehydrogenase family protein: MSNIYFTEEHNLFRESLRDFLQKEVVPHIEKWEETGTIERFIWKKFGDMGYFGLAYPEQYGGLDLDLFYTVILLEELQRINSGGFAAAMWAHAYLAMTHLNKEGDDAIKLKYLADSISGDKIGCLCVTEPFGGSDVAGMRTTAVKEGDYYILNGSKTFITNGVYSDYMVVAAKTNPELGNKGISMFVVDSDAKGVSATKLDKLGWRASDTGEIAFDNVKVLASQLMGEEGKGFAYIMQHFALERLIMGINAHARAEYALEYTLQYMSERTTFGKSLDKYQALRHRYVDMHADMQLCKHYNYMVADRLDKGEYVVEEATISKLKSTKMADEVAYNCLQFLGGYGYMEEYPLARIYRDSRLGPIGGGTSEILKEILSKIIIDKKSYKPAT; the protein is encoded by the coding sequence ATGTCAAACATATACTTCACTGAAGAGCACAATTTGTTTAGAGAGAGCCTAAGAGATTTTTTACAAAAAGAGGTTGTGCCTCATATTGAAAAATGGGAGGAAACAGGTACTATTGAACGCTTTATCTGGAAAAAGTTTGGAGATATGGGTTACTTTGGTTTAGCCTACCCAGAACAATATGGTGGATTGGATTTAGATTTGTTTTACACAGTAATCCTTTTAGAAGAACTACAACGAATCAACTCAGGTGGCTTTGCTGCAGCAATGTGGGCTCATGCATATTTGGCAATGACCCATCTTAACAAAGAAGGGGATGATGCTATAAAGTTAAAATACCTAGCAGATAGTATTTCTGGTGATAAAATAGGTTGCCTGTGTGTTACAGAGCCATTTGGTGGTAGCGATGTGGCAGGTATGAGAACTACAGCTGTTAAAGAAGGGGATTATTATATCTTAAATGGATCTAAAACTTTCATTACTAATGGTGTTTACAGTGATTACATGGTTGTTGCTGCTAAAACTAATCCAGAGTTAGGTAATAAGGGTATTAGTATGTTTGTTGTAGATAGTGATGCAAAAGGTGTTTCGGCAACTAAATTAGATAAGTTAGGTTGGAGAGCATCAGATACTGGTGAAATAGCCTTTGATAATGTAAAAGTGCTAGCCAGTCAATTAATGGGAGAAGAAGGTAAAGGGTTTGCATACATAATGCAACATTTTGCTTTAGAAAGACTCATTATGGGAATAAATGCTCATGCCAGAGCAGAGTATGCTTTAGAGTACACATTACAATATATGTCTGAAAGAACAACCTTCGGTAAGTCGCTAGATAAATATCAGGCTTTACGTCATAGATATGTAGATATGCATGCAGATATGCAATTATGTAAACACTACAATTATATGGTTGCAGATCGCTTAGATAAGGGAGAGTATGTTGTAGAAGAGGCAACAATCTCTAAGTTAAAATCTACCAAGATGGCAGATGAGGTGGCTTATAACTGTCTGCAATTTTTAGGAGGTTATGGTTATATGGAAGAATATCCATTAGCAAGAATTTATAGAGACAGCCGTTTGGGACCTATTGGAGGAGGTACATCAGAAATTCTAAAGGAAATTCTTTCTAAAATTATTATTGATAAAAAGTCATATAAACCAGCAACATAA
- a CDS encoding PspC domain-containing protein, which yields MNLFYKLLHYFQKRGYYVCQRIADRLGIRAKIVRTSFMYLTFVTVGFGFALYLFLAFWMRIKDIVYTKRSSVFDL from the coding sequence ATGAATTTATTCTACAAATTACTACACTATTTTCAAAAACGAGGTTATTATGTTTGCCAGCGTATTGCAGACCGTTTGGGTATAAGAGCAAAGATTGTAAGAACATCGTTTATGTATCTTACGTTTGTAACGGTGGGTTTTGGTTTTGCGTTGTATTTGTTTTTAGCGTTTTGGATGCGAATTAAGGATATAGTTTATACAAAGCGTTCTTCAGTTTTCGATTTATAA
- the rplA gene encoding 50S ribosomal protein L1, producing MARLTRKQKEARAKVDKNKLYSLEEASALLKEITYTKFDASVDLAVRLGVDPRKANQMVRGVVSLPHGTGKDMKVLALVTPDKEAEAKEAGADYVGLDEYLQKIKDGWTDVDVIVTMPSVMGKLGPLGRVLGPRGLMPNPKTGTVTMDIGKAVSEVKAGKIDFKVDKTGIVHAPIGKASFSADKLVGNANELLTTLMKLKPTAAKGTYMKSIYMSSTMSPSISIDTKIG from the coding sequence ATGGCAAGATTAACAAGAAAGCAAAAAGAAGCAAGAGCTAAAGTTGATAAAAATAAACTTTACTCTTTAGAAGAAGCTTCAGCTTTACTAAAAGAAATCACATACACTAAGTTTGATGCTTCAGTAGATTTAGCAGTAAGATTAGGTGTAGATCCACGTAAAGCCAATCAAATGGTTCGTGGTGTAGTTTCTTTACCACATGGTACAGGTAAAGATATGAAGGTTCTTGCATTAGTTACTCCAGATAAAGAAGCAGAAGCTAAAGAAGCTGGTGCTGATTATGTTGGATTAGACGAATACTTACAAAAAATTAAAGACGGTTGGACAGACGTTGACGTTATCGTTACTATGCCAAGCGTTATGGGTAAGTTAGGACCATTAGGTAGAGTATTAGGACCAAGAGGTCTTATGCCAAACCCTAAGACAGGAACAGTAACTATGGATATAGGAAAAGCTGTTAGCGAAGTAAAAGCTGGTAAAATTGACTTTAAAGTAGATAAAACAGGTATTGTACATGCTCCAATAGGAAAAGCGTCTTTTAGCGCTGATAAATTAGTTGGTAACGCAAACGAATTGTTAACTACTTTAATGAAGTTAAAACCAACTGCAGCTAAAGGTACATACATGAAGAGTATATACATGTCAAGTACTATGAGTCCAAGTATCTCAATAGACACAAAAATAGGATAG
- a CDS encoding ComEA family DNA-binding protein produces MKSHFQFTNQQRNGIFLLLIIIIAMQCIYAFVDFSDDASSVETNEIDTFRKELDSLRLIEIENSKPKIYPFNPNYITDYKGYTLGMTNEEIDRLHQFRETNQWVNSAKQFQEVTKVSDSLLNKISPYFKFPEWVTNPKPKTSNYNNSFTNNNEPKTFNQKIDLNIATASQLQKVYGVGEKLSERIIKYRTKNGGFVADVELTEVYGLMPEVVDRIKNGFTVKTPRTIKTYNLNTATRDELVLIKYIDYEVAKNIIEERTLREGFESFEELTKIEDFPIKKLEIIKLYLRL; encoded by the coding sequence ATGAAATCCCATTTCCAGTTTACTAATCAACAACGGAATGGGATTTTTTTATTGCTCATAATTATCATTGCAATGCAGTGTATCTATGCTTTCGTAGATTTTTCTGATGATGCCTCTTCTGTAGAAACTAATGAAATAGATACATTTAGAAAGGAGTTAGATTCACTTCGCTTAATAGAAATTGAAAATAGCAAACCAAAGATTTATCCTTTCAATCCAAATTACATCACAGATTACAAAGGTTATACTCTAGGTATGACTAACGAAGAAATTGACAGACTTCATCAATTTAGAGAAACTAATCAATGGGTTAATTCTGCAAAGCAATTTCAAGAGGTTACAAAAGTGTCAGATTCATTGCTGAATAAAATTTCACCTTACTTTAAATTTCCAGAATGGGTCACTAATCCTAAACCTAAGACAAGTAATTATAATAATTCGTTTACCAATAATAATGAGCCAAAAACTTTTAATCAAAAAATAGATTTAAATATAGCTACAGCTAGTCAACTTCAAAAAGTATATGGTGTTGGTGAAAAACTTTCAGAACGCATCATAAAGTATAGAACTAAAAATGGTGGTTTTGTAGCAGATGTAGAACTAACAGAGGTTTATGGCCTTATGCCAGAAGTGGTTGATAGAATTAAAAACGGCTTTACCGTAAAAACTCCAAGGACAATTAAAACTTATAATCTCAATACAGCAACCAGAGATGAACTCGTGCTTATTAAGTACATAGATTATGAGGTTGCTAAAAATATAATTGAAGAACGAACGCTGCGCGAAGGATTTGAATCTTTTGAGGAATTAACAAAAATTGAAGATTTTCCTATCAAAAAATTAGAGATAATTAAATTATATTTGCGATTATAA
- the rplK gene encoding 50S ribosomal protein L11, which produces MAKELDKVVKLQVRGGAANPSPPVGPALGAAGVNIMEFCKQFNARTQDKQGKVLPVVISVYKDKSFEFVIKTPPAAVQLLEAAKVKKGSGEPNRRKVAKVTWDQVKAIAEDKMQDLNAFEIGSAMKMVAGTARSMGITVKGGEAPN; this is translated from the coding sequence ATGGCAAAAGAACTAGACAAAGTAGTTAAGTTACAAGTTCGGGGAGGTGCTGCGAATCCATCGCCACCGGTTGGACCCGCTTTAGGTGCCGCTGGAGTTAATATCATGGAGTTCTGTAAGCAGTTTAATGCTAGAACCCAAGATAAACAAGGTAAGGTATTACCAGTAGTAATATCAGTTTACAAAGACAAATCTTTTGAATTTGTAATTAAAACACCACCAGCTGCAGTACAATTATTAGAAGCGGCCAAAGTAAAGAAAGGATCTGGAGAACCTAACCGACGTAAAGTAGCAAAAGTAACTTGGGATCAAGTTAAAGCAATTGCAGAAGATAAAATGCAAGATTTAAATGCATTCGAAATCGGATCAGCTATGAAAATGGTAGCTGGTACTGCAAGATCGATGGGTATCACTGTTAAAGGAGGTGAAGCTCCAAACTAA
- the secE gene encoding preprotein translocase subunit SecE, giving the protein MAGLITYIKESFEELKNNVSWTPWPEAQRLTVIVAVFSIIFSLAIWGVDTVFSKAVRAYFDLLN; this is encoded by the coding sequence ATGGCAGGATTAATAACATATATAAAGGAATCATTCGAAGAGTTAAAAAACAATGTGTCTTGGACACCTTGGCCAGAGGCTCAAAGATTGACTGTGATTGTAGCAGTATTTTCAATTATTTTTTCTTTAGCTATTTGGGGTGTGGATACTGTTTTTAGTAAAGCGGTAAGAGCATATTTCGATTTATTAAACTAA
- the tuf gene encoding elongation factor Tu yields the protein MAKATFDRSKPHLNIGTIGHVDHGKTTLTAAITKVLADAGLSEARAFDQIDNAPEEKERGITINTSHVEYQTANRHYAHVDCPGHADYVKNMVTGAAQMDGAILVVAATDGPMPQTREHILLGRQVGIPRIVVFMNKVDMVDDEELLELVEMEIRDLLSFYEYDGDNGPVIAGSALGALNGEQKWVDTVMELMEACDNWIEEPVRDMDKPFLMPIEDVFSITGRGTVATGRIETGVANTGDPVEIIGMGAEKLTSTITGIEMFRQILDRGEAGDNAGILLRGIEKTQISRGMVIVKPGSVTPHQKFKAEVYILKKEEGGRHTPFHNNYRPQFYVRTTDVTGNISLPDGVEMVMPGDNLTITVELIQPIAMNVGLRFAIREGGRTVGAGQVTEILD from the coding sequence ATGGCAAAGGCAACTTTCGATCGTTCAAAACCACACTTAAATATAGGTACTATTGGACACGTAGATCACGGTAAAACAACTTTAACTGCTGCTATTACTAAAGTATTAGCTGATGCAGGTTTATCTGAAGCAAGAGCATTCGATCAAATCGATAATGCACCAGAAGAAAAAGAAAGAGGTATTACAATTAATACATCTCACGTAGAATATCAAACAGCTAATCGTCACTATGCTCACGTTGACTGTCCAGGTCACGCGGATTACGTAAAGAACATGGTTACTGGTGCTGCTCAAATGGATGGTGCTATATTAGTTGTTGCTGCAACAGATGGTCCTATGCCACAAACTCGTGAGCATATCTTACTTGGTCGTCAGGTAGGTATTCCTCGTATCGTTGTATTCATGAACAAAGTGGATATGGTTGATGATGAAGAGTTATTAGAATTAGTAGAGATGGAAATCAGAGATTTATTATCTTTCTATGAGTACGATGGTGATAATGGTCCTGTAATCGCTGGTTCTGCATTAGGTGCGTTAAACGGTGAGCAAAAGTGGGTTGATACTGTAATGGAATTAATGGAAGCTTGTGATAACTGGATCGAAGAGCCAGTACGTGATATGGATAAGCCTTTCTTAATGCCAATCGAAGATGTATTCTCAATTACAGGTCGTGGTACTGTTGCAACTGGTCGTATTGAAACTGGTGTAGCTAACACAGGTGATCCTGTTGAGATTATCGGTATGGGTGCTGAGAAATTAACTTCTACTATTACTGGTATCGAAATGTTCCGTCAAATCTTAGATAGAGGTGAAGCTGGTGATAACGCTGGTATCTTATTAAGAGGTATTGAGAAAACTCAAATCTCTAGAGGTATGGTAATCGTTAAGCCTGGTTCTGTAACTCCTCACCAAAAATTCAAAGCTGAGGTTTATATCCTTAAGAAAGAAGAAGGTGGACGTCACACTCCATTCCACAATAACTACCGTCCTCAGTTCTACGTACGTACAACTGACGTAACTGGAAACATTTCTCTTCCAGATGGTGTTGAGATGGTAATGCCTGGTGATAACTTAACTATTACTGTTGAGTTAATCCAACCAATTGCAATGAACGTAGGTTTACGTTTCGCTATCCGTGAAGGTGGTAGAACAGTTGGTGCTGGTCAGGTAACTGAGATTTTAGACTAA
- a CDS encoding alanine/glycine:cation symporter family protein: MKKYLLSLFALILPLLNFAQEATTSEKIDAVFKKYTGWFVEGIFYEIPFSEDYKIPWVLIVLIGGALFFTFYFKFINITGFKTAIKVVQGKYEDIEKHGADTLYGDSTPNEGGDIIETIRDEGADGEVSHFQALTAALSATVGLGNIAGVAVALSIGGPGATFWMIIAGLLGMASKFAECTLGVKYRDVGDDGTVYGGPMYYLSKGLRSKGMGGFGKVLAVIFAVFVIGGSFGGGNMFQANQAAAQFTKLFNFESDNAGMYFGLVMAALVAVVIIGGIKRIASVTEKIVPFMAGIYVLAALIILGANFTLIDDAFALIFEGAFSGLGIAGGLVGVMIQGIRRGAFSNEAGVGSAAIAHSAVRTKYPASEGIVALLEPFVDTVVICTMTALVIVITNFDGSFMEYGVEIKEGVEITATAFDSVIPHFSIVLTIAVILFAFSTMISWSYYGMQGWVYLFGKGKASDLAYKVLFLVFVVIGASISLGAVIDFSDAMIFAMVVPNIIGVVLLSPIIRNELKKYYKAINVKEEAIEEGADDLNEVL; the protein is encoded by the coding sequence ATGAAGAAATATCTTCTGTCTCTTTTTGCACTAATTTTACCTTTATTAAACTTTGCTCAAGAAGCCACCACATCAGAAAAAATTGATGCTGTTTTTAAAAAATATACAGGATGGTTTGTAGAGGGTATTTTTTATGAAATCCCGTTTTCAGAAGATTATAAAATACCATGGGTACTTATTGTACTTATAGGAGGTGCCTTGTTCTTTACCTTTTATTTTAAATTTATAAATATCACCGGTTTTAAAACGGCTATAAAAGTTGTTCAAGGAAAATATGAAGATATTGAAAAACATGGTGCAGATACTCTTTATGGTGATAGTACACCAAACGAAGGAGGAGATATCATTGAGACTATTAGGGATGAAGGAGCAGATGGTGAAGTATCGCATTTCCAAGCATTAACAGCTGCATTATCAGCGACTGTTGGTTTAGGAAATATTGCAGGAGTAGCTGTAGCCTTATCAATAGGTGGTCCAGGGGCAACCTTCTGGATGATTATTGCTGGTCTTTTAGGAATGGCTTCAAAGTTTGCTGAATGTACTCTAGGTGTAAAATATAGAGATGTTGGTGATGACGGAACAGTTTATGGTGGGCCAATGTACTATCTATCAAAAGGCTTAAGGTCTAAAGGTATGGGAGGTTTTGGTAAAGTTTTAGCTGTCATCTTTGCAGTCTTCGTTATTGGTGGCTCATTTGGTGGTGGAAACATGTTTCAGGCTAACCAGGCAGCAGCTCAGTTTACAAAGCTTTTTAATTTTGAAAGTGATAATGCTGGGATGTATTTTGGCTTAGTCATGGCTGCTTTAGTAGCTGTTGTTATTATTGGTGGTATTAAACGTATTGCTTCGGTAACAGAAAAAATTGTACCGTTCATGGCAGGAATTTATGTGCTTGCTGCTTTAATAATATTAGGTGCTAACTTTACACTTATTGATGATGCTTTCGCTTTAATATTTGAAGGCGCATTTTCTGGCCTAGGTATAGCAGGTGGACTTGTTGGTGTAATGATTCAAGGTATTAGAAGAGGTGCGTTTTCTAATGAAGCAGGTGTGGGTTCTGCAGCCATTGCACATTCTGCAGTTAGAACTAAATATCCAGCTAGTGAAGGTATTGTAGCCTTGTTAGAACCTTTTGTAGATACAGTTGTGATTTGTACAATGACAGCTTTAGTTATTGTTATTACAAACTTTGACGGTTCTTTTATGGAGTATGGTGTTGAGATTAAAGAAGGTGTTGAGATTACTGCGACAGCTTTTGATAGTGTTATTCCACATTTCTCAATCGTACTTACAATTGCTGTTATCTTATTTGCGTTTAGTACAATGATTTCATGGTCTTACTATGGTATGCAAGGTTGGGTTTATTTATTTGGAAAAGGAAAAGCTTCAGATTTAGCGTATAAAGTATTGTTCTTAGTATTTGTGGTTATTGGTGCTTCAATTAGCTTAGGTGCAGTTATAGATTTCTCAGATGCTATGATTTTTGCCATGGTAGTTCCAAATATTATTGGTGTAGTGTTATTGTCACCAATCATTAGAAATGAATTAAAAAAATATTATAAAGCTATTAATGTCAAGGAGGAAGCTATAGAAGAAGGAGCAGATGACTTGAACGAGGTTTTGTAA